From the genome of Etheostoma spectabile isolate EspeVRDwgs_2016 chromosome 10, UIUC_Espe_1.0, whole genome shotgun sequence, one region includes:
- the LOC116696811 gene encoding zinc-binding protein A33, with amino-acid sequence MFLLYFTYLKGFHLHTPDMASAAASSLIAEDNFLCSICLDVFTKPVSIPCGHNFCLDCITNYWDTNDTVIQCPLCKEKLFNRPMLRVNTVIAEMAAKVKKSIQERSCGPSATAGNGNVLCGMCTGAKLTALKSCLVCFMSFCDTHLEPHQRIPAMKKHKLIQPVENLESRMCKAHDEPFELFCQVDQMFVCESCKISDHKTHKMVSLEEEAKMRKTQLGLEKSSMDQMIQARQQKILEFQQSVEASRNNAAKALSYNVHVMTSVVDYIKRSQAELTEVIETKQKKIETETKGFIKELEEEILQMKQKSLQLHQVSLTDDALMFLENILSTTITSPQVKDWSDLTLKNDEFSVKGAMAMLETTVRREVRMLCDPDLKEMKRHAVDVTLDPDTANPLLNISSDGKRVTHGDRKRNLPNKPERFEHVLNVLAKEGFSSGKFYYEVLVKDKTNWDLGVANQSINRKGDIRLSPKNGYWTIWLRNGNELSANAGPAINLNVREMPQKVGVFVDYEGGQVSFYDVDARACIFSFTGCNFTEKLFPFFSPCDNDGDKNSAPLIITLVK; translated from the exons ATGTTTCTACTTTACTTTACATATCTAAAAGGATTTCACCTACATACTCCAG ACATGGCTTCTGCTGCTGCTAGTAGTCTAATTGCTGAGGACAATTTTCTTTGTTCCATCTGTCTGGATGTGTTCACCAAACCAGTGTCGATTCCCTGTGGGCACAACTTCTGTCttgactgcatcacaaactaCTGGGACACTAACGATACTGTAATACAATGTCCACTGTGTAAAGAGAAGTTATTCAACAGGCCAATGCTTCGGGTTAACACCGTCATTGCTGAGATGGCTGCAAAGGTCAAAAAATCAATTCAAGAAAGATCTTGTGGCCCCTCTGCAACAGCAGGAAACGGAAACGTGCTCTGTGGTATGTGCACAGGGGCAAAGCTCACAGCCCTCAAGTCCTGCTTAGTGTGTTTCATGTCTTTCTGTGACACACATCTGGAGCCTCATCAGAGAATTCCAGCCATGAAAAAACACAAGCTAATCCAACCGGTTGAGAACCTCGAGAGCAGGATGTGCAAGGCGCATGATGAGCCTTTTGAACTGTTTTGCCAGGTGGACCAAATGTTTGTATGCGAATCCTGTAAAATCAGTGACCATAAAACCCACAAGATGGTGAGTCTGGAGGAGGAGGCAAAAATGAGAAAGACCCAGCTGGGACTAGAGAAGAGCAGCATGGATCAGATGATCCAGGCGCGTCAGCAGAAAATTCTCGAGTTCCAACAGTCAGTGGAGGCTAGCAGGAATAATGCAGCAAAGGCGCTGTCATACAACGTGCATGTGATGACTTCTGTGGTGGACTACATTAAGAGGAGCCAAGCTGAGCTGACTGAGGTAATTGagacaaagcagaaaaaaattgaaacagaaacaaaaggcTTCATTAAAGAACTCGAGGAAGAAATTTTGCAAATGAAGCAGAAAAGCTTGCAGCTTCATCAGGTCTCACTTACCGACGATGCCTTGATGTTCCTAGAAAATATTCTGTCAACTACCATCACTTCGCCCCAGGTTAAGGACTGGTCTGATTTGACTCTTAAAAATGATGAGTTTTCCGTGAAAGGAGCCATGGCCATGCTGGAGACAACAGTGAGGCGAGAAGTACGGATGCTTTGTGATCCCGACTTGAAAGAAATGAAGCGACATGCTGTGGATGTGACTCTGGATCCTGACACAGCAAACCCTCTTCTCAATATTTCTTCGGATGGGAAACGAGTCACGCATGGTGACAGAAAGAGGAATCTCCCAAACAAACCAGAGAGGTTCGAACATGTCCTTAATGTTCTTGCGAAGGAGGGTTTCTCCTCGGGAAAATTCTACTATGAAGTCCTggttaaagacaaaacaaactgGGATTTAGGAGTTGCAAACCAGTCCATCAACAGGAAGGGGGATATAAGATTAAGCCCCAAGAACGGATACTGGACTATATGGCTGAGAAACGGAAATGAGTTATCAGCCAATGCCGGCCCTGCCATTAATCTAAATGTGAGGGAGATGCCTCAAAAGGTTGGGGTGTTTGTTGATTACGAGGGGGGTCAAGTTTCCTTCTATGACGTGGACGCCAGGGCTTGCATCTTCTCCTTCACCGGATGTAATTTCACTGAGAAGCTCTTTCCGTTCTTCAGCCCCTGTGATAATGATGGTGACAAAAATTCAGCCCCCTTGATCATCACTCTTGTCAAATAA